A section of the Amycolatopsis sp. AA4 genome encodes:
- a CDS encoding DUF4177 domain-containing protein has product MSATKWEYATVPLLIHATKQILDQWGEDGWELVTVLPNPSGEQHVAYLKRPKS; this is encoded by the coding sequence ATGAGTGCGACCAAATGGGAGTACGCCACCGTCCCGCTGCTGATCCACGCTACTAAGCAGATTCTCGACCAGTGGGGCGAGGACGGCTGGGAGCTGGTGACCGTGCTGCCCAACCCGAGCGGCGAACAGCACGTCGCGTACCTGAAGCGGCCGAAGAGCTGA
- a CDS encoding RidA family protein translates to MTWSDRLAELGIELPGVAAPLAAYVPAVRTGSHVYTSGQLPFVDGSLAATGKVGGEVSPEEAKGHARTATLNALAAVHALVGIDSVVRIVKVVGFVASAEGFTGQPAVVNGASELLGEIFGDAGVHARSAVGVAELPIASPVEVELIVEVK, encoded by the coding sequence TTGACCTGGAGCGACCGGCTCGCCGAGCTCGGCATCGAACTGCCCGGAGTCGCCGCACCGCTGGCCGCGTACGTGCCGGCCGTGCGCACCGGCTCGCACGTCTACACCTCCGGCCAGCTGCCGTTCGTCGACGGCTCGCTCGCCGCGACCGGCAAGGTCGGCGGCGAGGTCAGCCCGGAGGAAGCCAAGGGCCACGCCCGCACGGCGACGCTCAACGCGCTCGCCGCGGTGCACGCCCTCGTCGGCATCGACTCTGTTGTCCGGATTGTCAAGGTGGTCGGTTTCGTCGCCTCCGCGGAGGGCTTCACCGGCCAGCCCGCGGTCGTGAACGGGGCGTCCGAACTCCTCGGCGAGATCTTCGGCGACGCCGGGGTGCACGCCCGGTCGGCCGTCGGCGTCGCGGAGCTTCCGATCGCGTCGCCGGTGGAGGTCGAACTGATCGTGGAGGTGAAGTGA
- a CDS encoding NUDIX domain-containing protein has translation MERPREFVFDIPARPGIAIRDNADGPPATPKDAATVILLRDAPSGVEVFLQHRVMGMAFAGGMTVFPGGGVDPRDADASVAWAGPPPSWWAEQFTCDESLARALVCAAVRETFEESGVLLAGTEDSVVADVAPYHEARKALESREISLAGFLADAGLTLRADLLHPYAHWVTPPQEQRRYDTRFFVAKLPEGQRADGATSEAAAAGWQPPAEAVADAREGRRTLMPPTWLTLVELAEFSEADAVLAEPREIVKTVPTLVRDGENIRVVLDTSES, from the coding sequence GTGGAACGGCCGCGTGAATTCGTTTTCGACATCCCCGCCCGTCCCGGCATCGCGATCCGGGACAACGCGGATGGCCCGCCGGCGACCCCGAAGGACGCCGCCACGGTGATCCTGCTGCGGGACGCTCCGAGCGGCGTGGAGGTCTTCCTCCAGCACCGCGTCATGGGCATGGCGTTCGCCGGCGGGATGACTGTGTTTCCTGGCGGCGGGGTGGATCCGCGCGACGCCGATGCCTCGGTGGCATGGGCCGGGCCGCCGCCGTCGTGGTGGGCCGAGCAGTTCACCTGCGACGAAAGCCTCGCCCGCGCGCTCGTGTGCGCGGCGGTGCGCGAGACGTTCGAGGAGTCCGGTGTGCTGCTGGCCGGGACCGAGGACTCGGTGGTCGCCGACGTCGCGCCGTATCACGAAGCGCGAAAAGCCTTGGAATCAAGGGAAATATCGCTCGCTGGCTTTCTCGCGGACGCCGGGCTCACGTTGCGCGCGGACCTGCTGCACCCGTACGCGCACTGGGTCACGCCGCCGCAGGAACAGCGTCGATACGACACCCGCTTCTTCGTCGCGAAGCTGCCCGAAGGCCAGCGCGCGGACGGCGCGACGTCCGAAGCGGCCGCCGCTGGTTGGCAGCCGCCCGCCGAGGCAGTCGCGGACGCGCGCGAAGGCCGTCGCACGCTGATGCCGCCGACCTGGCTGACCCTCGTCGAACTCGCCGAGTTTTCCGAGGCCGACGCGGTGCTCGCGGAGCCGCGCGAGATCGTGAAGACCGTGCCGACCCTCGTCCGGGACGGCGAGAACATCCGCGTTGTCCTCGATACTTCGGAGTCCTGA